Within Hyla sarda isolate aHylSar1 chromosome 7, aHylSar1.hap1, whole genome shotgun sequence, the genomic segment TGTCACCTTTCCTGGTGGTTTAGGGAAGTGATAAGTTATTGTCAcctttcctggtggtctagggaagTGATAAGTTATTGTCAGCTTTTCATTTTGGCCTAGGGTAGTAATGACTTagaccctggtggtctagggcagtgatagAGTATGACcagcctccctggtggtctatggcagTGATAGAGTATGGCCAGCCTCCTtgatggtctagggcagtgattcGTTATTGCcagcctccctggtggtctagggcagtgatagAGTGTGACcagcctccctggtggtctagggcagtgactGGTTATTGCcagcctccctggtggtctagggcagtgatagACTATGACcagcctccctggtggtctagggcagtgatagACTATGACcagcctccctggtggtctagggcagtgatagACTATGACcagcctccctggtggtctagagcagtgattgGTAATTACCAGCCTCCCTGGAGGTATAGGGCAGTGATAGAGTATGGCcagcctccctggtggtctagggcagtgatagAGTATGGCcagcctccctggtggtctagggcagtaataGGTCATACAATCAAACTGTAAGCTCCTGTGgtttttgcaaaaaattttttttatttaaacaaaatTTCTGAATAGGATTTTTGACACCTTGCCATAAGTAGATGACTCAAATTCCTTCTTAGCGAGTACATAGAGTGGTGGCTGAGCATGTGCTCCATTCTCTCAGGGGAAAAACTGATCCCTATTCTCATGATTGGTGGggaccccagtggtcagacccccgcggATCCATTATGTTAATCCTCCAAGCACTAGAAATGAGATGATCTGCTGCTAAGGTTTTGGCCTTTGGGCAGTGAAGTGCTCTCGAAGGCTACGACTCTTTAACCCTTCATTTATTTCAATTATTGCAAAGGATGATGAGAAAGGATAGAATCTGCTCACCTGACATATGTCTTCAGACCCCGGACACACATTGTGGTGGTCTGCGCGCTCAGCTTACCTGTCATTGCCTTCTCTTACAGGTAGGAATCGCAGCTTGTCAGCTCGCCAGGGCCTATGGATTCAAGGTGTTTGGCACTGCTGGCACCCCCAAAGGATTAAATGTGGTTATGCAAAATGGAGCCCACAAAGTGTTCAACCACAGGGAGAAGGATTACATCGAGAAGATCCAGGTTAGTCTGGTGCAAAGGACAGAAAGAGGAGGGCACACTAAACGAAATATTCACCCGTATGGAGTCTACAGTCAGCCTCGGcggtcaatttaaaggggtattccaggaaaaaaactttttttaaattttatatatatatatatatatatatatatatatatatatatatatatatattaactggctttagaaagttaaacagatttgtaaatgacttctattaaaaaaatcttaatccttccaataattatcagctgatgaagttgagttgttcttttctgtctggcaacagtgctctctgctgacatctctgcttgtctcgggaactgcacagagtagaagaggtttgctatggggatttgcttctactcccgagacatgtgtcatcagagagcacctagacagaaaagaacaactcaacttcagcagctcataagtactgaaaggattaaaaaaaaaaataatagaagtaatttacaaatctgtttaactttctggagccagttgatttcttaaaaaacaagttttttttcctggataacccctttaaatagtgactcctgcggggtgcatataCTAAAGATGAAGTATCAACAAGTAATACAAAAGAAGATACATAGGCACTCACCACTCAGCACTTGTCACTGCATTCCGGGGTCTGGATCACGTGTAGCTGGATCTCAGCGTGGACGCATAATGgtagcgctcagaggcaacgccgcggcgttgcctctgagcgctacCATTATGCATCCACGCTGAGATCCGGCTACCCGTGACCCGGACCCGGAACGCAGTGACAAGTGCCGAGCGGTGAGTGCCTATGTATCTTTTTTTGTATTGGATCCAGGTAAGGGTCCAGAATGTATTAATCCAAATCCCAATTTTTGATCAAGGAGTTTGCAATGgaatcaccatatatatatatatatatatatatatatatatatatatatatatatatatatatatactaatccCCTGTATACTTGAGTTTCCACCTTTGCTCCACGTTACATATAAGAACAGGATACTGTGATATATTTTGGAGTGATGAATTTTGTCCTTTCTAATATTTAGGAGGCCGCAGGAGGAGAAGGGGTCGATGTTATCCTGGAGATGTTGGCCAATTGTAACCTCTGCAATGACCTGAAACTCCTATCCTATGGAGGTCGTGTGGTTGTAAGTACCGTACTGGCCATGTGATCTGGTGCCTATCCCATTATTCATACCAGTTTTTTTCCACCACTCAACAGTGTGGATCCCATCTCCCTTGATcctagttttttacatattcaatTGGCCCcatacaaaaaagaaaatgtacCAACAAGACATAAAACCCAATGCTGATCCATCCCCCATCTCTCTAGACGAAAAAAGacgaaaaaactaaataaaaaatctaaaaatccaAATTGGAAAACATCGTCTTCTCTTGGCCATTGGGTCCATGATAATGGTTCTTAAATGTATACAAGATTACTGTAGTTTTATATCTACCCTACAGTCATTCTGATACTCAAATACGCTTCCCAGCAGATATAGATATAGGGGGGGTTAAACCCATAGGAAGTGctcttaaaacataacttttactagtttAATAAAATACACCAATAGTAGTGACCCATTAAAAATGGATTACATTTGTGCAATGTACCAATATATATagcccaacgcgtttccactgAGTTTTGCAGCTTCCTCAGGGGACTGTGAGTAGCCATATTCTGGCACTACCTTTCCTTTCCAGGTATTTGGAGCAGAACACATGTTTATTTACAGGGGCATTTTGCAGCTTTCTCAGGGGAACAACTGTAGAGGCACAGTGACTTAAATGGTCATATAGTAGACCAAAAAGTCCAATAAGATACAAGTTATGATAACAATAAGTGGAGGATCATAGATGTTGCTCTTAGAAAATAATTACATGCATAACATGCTTATGATTAAATACTGTTTTGTATTATAGTCTTATCAATTTACTGTGGCAACAAACTATTGAATACCGGACCAATATGTTTCCTGTGGGCACCTGCCAAAAATGGAAAAGAAAGGGCTGAAATGCTGGCAAATAGGTCTCAGTTAATGCATCAGCTGATGGTATTCTGCCATACCTCCGATCCCCACAGGATACCGAAAATAAGTAGACAGGAGAATGCCCCTGTAAATAAACACGTGTTCTGCTCCAAATTCCTGGAAAGGAAAGGTAGTGCCAGAATATGGCTACTCACAGTCCCCTGAGGAAGCTGCAAAACGCAGTGGAAATGCGTTGGGCTATATATTGGTACATTGCGCAAATTTAATCCATTTTTAATGGGTCACAACTATTGGTGTATTTTATTaaactagtaaaagttatgttttaagagCACTTCCTATGGCTTCTTAAATGTCCACGACTAGTTCTTCTCCAGCACTGCTGGATCCCCACTAGAGAATGACGCTTGGCCTGCAGTGAACAATGGCTGCTGGGAAAACTTGTTTGCAGCTCAAGGACTTAGACCTGTAGATTGGAGGACATTGTCTTCCTTTGGCCATTGGCTCTTTAAAATGGTTCTTATATGTCCTAGAATAGTCCTTCTAGCACTGCTAGATCTCCACTAGAGAATGAAGTATGGCCTTCCGGAAACATTGGCTTCTGACTGGCCATAGCATGAACTATGTTTGGCCAACAGGACCCGTAAACTCCAGAAGATCCGAGAAGGTCACAAACTATGACATTCAGTTGTCCTACAGGGTATTTCTTAATGTTCTTTCTGTTCCTTTCTCCTTTCTTCTAGGTTCTTGGCAGCCAAGGTTCAGTTGACATCAACCCCACTGACATCATTGCCAAGGAGACCAGCATCATCGGACATTCACTCTACAGCTCCACCAAGGTAATAACATTTGGGTTACAATGTCGCGTGTGATACTGTCCCTGCGTCTCTTCCTATATCATGCActcatatatatattgtgttttttggaaaaaaaagtaaTGGGAACAAATAAAGATTATGTACAGTTTGGTTGTCTATCCCTGTACATCAATGGTCAGAAGGAAGATAGGTCCTAGGTTGACCATGAGGCAAATGTTCTCCTTTAGCAATTTCTCCAAAACGATGGACTGGATCCtgtgttctcctttaaaggggtactctggtggtaaaaaaatgttcatataaactggctccaaaaaaagttaaatacatttgtaaataacttctaataAAACatcttaacacttccagtacttataagctgcttatattgttcttttctgtctgaccacagtgctctctgctgacacctctgtccatatcaggaattgtccagagcaggataggattgctatgggaatttgcttctactctggacagttcctaaaatggacagaggtgtcagcagagagcacggtggaattcaaaacaaaaagaacttcctatggagcatataatagctgataagtactggaaggattaagatttttaaatagaagtaatttacaaatctgtttaactttctggcaccagttgatttagaaaaaaatatttttcagtgAAGTACCCCTCAAGCACTAGAAATGAGATTTATCTGCTGGTAAGGTTTCAGCCTTTGGGCAGTGAAGTGCTCTCGAGTGCTGAGACTCTTTAACCCCCCATTTATTTCAATTATTGCCTTCAAATCCCTTTATGTGCtgccgtccatgtcaggaactgtccacagcaggagaaaatccccatagcaaacctctcccgctctggacatttcctgacatggacagaggtgtcagcagagagcactgtggtcagacagaaaagaactatgtaacttcctgtggagcatacagcagctgataagtactggaaggattaagatttctaaatagaagttatttacagatctgtataactttctggcatcagttgatttgaagaaaaaaaaaatgttttccacctgaccCATTTAagatccaaaaataaaaacagttcCTCATAGTTTCTACTTTGCATATTCAGTCGGCAAGAGGTTgcccaattttttttccaaataaggAGAACCTCAGAAAATGAAAGAAAACTGTGTGTCAATGTCAAAGTACATTACGCATATTAACAATCTAATTTTTTGGGGTGTTTTTAGGAGGAGTGGAAGGAGGCCAGAGCTGCTATCTTTGGAGGAATGGAGAGCGGATGGCTAAAACCACTCATCGGACCTGAGTATCCATTGGAGAAGGCATCTCAGGCCCATGAAGACCTGACCCAGGACAGCGGCGCCACCGGCAAGATGGTCCTTGTGCTCTGAGCTATGATCGGTTCTCTCATTGGCCGTGATTATAAATCCCAGATCTGCAAATCCTGATCGCTGATAATTCTTGGGCGGGATCAGTCACTGCATTATATATCCGCTCTCGATGTTTGATTTCGCTATATTCTCATGAGAACGTGTtatagaatttaaaaaaaaggaaaaaaaaactttaaaaaataaatgtcagtTCTAACATAACGCAAACTGTTTTTGAGTGGCGTCCATCTTTTTTAGGCTTCTGTGTAAGGCTGGAGATACATTGTGTGgaaggccggctctgcctataggcaaaataggcggcTGCttggagcgccctcttgatggggggcgccgctctgcctgccatgagaaagttagacaaccagcatctgaACCACTTCCTCAGCCAGCAGAAtgagaaggagatttgttacagtgtgtcaccctagtattaAGGTAGGGGGGGCCAATGGGCGAAATCAAAGGGGCGGCAATATTAACTATtgcctattggggggggggggtgttgggcacAAAGGGGTTAAATGTGGAAGGTGGGCTAAGGATACAGGGACAGGGAATGAGGGGTATTCACAAAGGTATGGGGCAGTTGGTGATAGAGGGGAGGGCAGGAGGTACACATGGAGGGGTAGTTGCACCAGTTGAGGGGGAGCAGTAAGAAAGGGGCAGCCTAGATACCTCTTGCTTTGCTCCGTTTCCTGCAGCAGGGACTCAAACTTGTTGGTGATGATCTTCCGGCTCATCTCATGGCGGCTCAGAGTCACTGGCACCGGGAGGGCCTTTCGGTCACCTTTGGTCAAGCAGCAGATATTACGTTCTAAAATCAGGCCATTGAGGAAACAAGCTCCTCTACTGCTCCGCTCTTCCATTCAGCCGATGTCAGGGAGCATTGGAGCAGACGTGCCCGCGTGCTGCACTTTTACtcctcttaaagtgacagtggtcaccaGCCTAATCtgccgataggggataagttatgtaccgctgcagatctcctttaaagcagCGACTGTGGCCGCAACTCAGAAAAAAGGCTGCGGCCTCAGAGTTTTTAGGGCTAGTGGACAGGACGGCCCCCTGGCGGTCTGGCctaccatgcaaatgcccagtgtgcccgatggccagtccggcccttgttgccttggcaactgtaccACCCCGCATCAACTGCCTCTATCTCTACAAGTAACTATGCAGATCGCGCAggacataaaaaacaaaaacaaaactccTGTCAGCCACATTTTGCTAACACTGTGTTTCATACacggaaataaaataaatgagtcgaacaattcgaagaaagtttaaaaaaggggaaactttatttattatttattacagtgtttgtgtagggattttatgtaacctccatcactcacaaagagcggacagtaacacctgaggacaggaaaaacctccagaggggaggaaacctgtagggaatccatggctactgtactacccttcctctgggcatactaaaggaggttacctctagaatttgggcaaagtgtctgtgtatgtgcgtgattccaggggttatgtcttcatccaacttcttgctgtaggttGGGAAATGAGACTCCACGTCCTGGAAATACTGCATCTAAGagagaaaaacaaaagaaaagaaagataatttacatgtttattatagaaatgtacaTGGAACGACACTAACCAAACCTGTGTATGAATCTGCATTCCCGggtccctacagtgtccagcatgggcccctcactgatgaacaatgagcaggagccgtgttatttctgctcagtgctgctctctggtggacagtggttatgacatcacatgtgtgacacactgctcctcctgggagttctatgtgggcagtgctgctctctgattggctgaaatccagaaagctttttaacatattgtGCATGACTGTTTatgcaatttttattaaaatggtgctATTCTCtatggcattgtttcccaaccagggtgcctccagctgttgcaaaactacaactcctagcatgcccggacagccgttcgctgtccgggcatgctaggagttgtagttttgcaacagctggaggcaccctggttgggaaacactggcctagggtgacaaaaatccttgcacatgctgggagttgtagttttgcaacagctggaggcacccgggttgggaaacactggcctagggtgacaaaaatccttgcacatgctgggagttgtagttttgcaacagctggaggcaccctggtagggaaacactggcctagggtgacaaaaatccttgcacatgctgggagttgtagttttgcaacagctggaggcaccctggttgggaaacactggcctagggtgacaaaaatccttgcacatgctgggagttgtagttttgcaacagctggaggcaccctggttgggaaacactggcctagggtgACAAACATCcttgcacatgctgggagttgtaattttgcaacaactggaggcaccctggttgggaaacactggcctagggtgacaaaaatccttgcacatgctgggagttgtagttttgcaacagctggaggcaccctggttgggaaacactggccaaggttgacaaaaatccttgcacatgctgggagttgtagttttgcaacagctggaggcaccctggttgggaaacactggcctagggtgacaaaaatcctgaTTGTAGGCCCTGGTGGCCTGAAGTTGCTCATTGCTTTGGATGATCCTGATAGCAATATGAGGCCCCATTCGCACGACGGAAAATTTTCGGACAGATATTCTGCATGCACTGGCACAACAAGCCAGCGCTAGGACCATAGATTGCAACGCAGTTGCGAGcggacatgtcaatttttttcagCAGAATCGGAATCGGAATTTTTTTTAgcagatgtttccacctccaaaattctgccatgtgcatggtgcaacagaatcccattgaaaccaataggagtctgctgcaacggaatttccgagcggaatttcTCCACTGTGCGAATGGGGCCTAAGAGGGAACATGTCACCGGATTCTGTTGTGATCCCATAATTGCCATAAACAATGTAAGAGCAATctagagtagtggtctccaaactgcggccctccagatgttgcaaaactacaactcccagcatgcccggacagccgttggaggtATCTATCATGCAGTATAGGGGTCTCAAAATAATCCAAATGGGAATAAAATCAGATGTACAGTAATGGTgtttttgcaacaaaaaaaagggCTTCCGTGTAAATGCGACCAATGTTAAAATTTGCGctcatacattgtaacaaactatcaggacaaggagtgtggaggatgggtcgAGTTGTCTAGGGAAGCTGAGGGTAGTAGTCCCCCAGGAAAAGTCTCTAGTTTGGTCGCAGATGTCCCCTGCAACTTCTGACCTTGTGGACCCTTGCAAGTTTTGTAACTGGGGGTCTGCACAAGTATAGGTGTGTGCAATAGAATTACTCCATCAATATCTGTGCCGAGGAAGAGAGgggcagttgcccaaagcaaccaatcaaaatgcttctttcaatttttcagaggcctttttgaacatgaaagaagcaagttgattggttgctatgggcaactgcaccgctctttctctacacaggttttgataaatctcatatatatatatatatatatatatatatatatatatatatatatatatgtatactgctcaaaaaaataaagggaacactaagataacacatcctagatctgaatgaatgaactaattgtggtgagccatgggggtacgatgtgaggtgtaggggcagatggcgttgcccaggggtagatggtgttaaccccttagtgttcgtgatgccaggttgtggtttgcctatgtaaccacccaaaggtaatccTGTTATTCCGAGGttaggcaggggtaaataatagtccaaaATCACTGACTTGAgatgactgtaggtagtgacagcagacagagatgacttgacttactgacttgtggctgtaatttaggcttgaggcctccagatgtgctggacactggatccgagacgtctggactggacttgatctcagcagagaatgaatcacaagagagagattgtagaacctccccctcttataaagggggctgagcaaggagcccataggtcactgcgggtcacctggttctctctgggtaacaaaacatctgacttgaacatgtgacaacccttatcatgtgaccatatcaaaggtcctttacccgtagtatataacttatacacattatgggggaacactgcaggtgagccctgaggacgtacagggactcaacctgacaggactataggagcatatcccgtactgggacatcacataatcatatgaaatactttcgtctttacaaagttgaatgcgctgacaacaaaatcacacaaaaattatcaatggaaatcaaatgtatcaacccatggaggtctggatatggagtcacactcaaaatcacagtggaaaaccccactacaggctgatccaactttatgtaatgtccttaaaacaagtcccaatgaggctcagtagtgtgtgtggcctccacttgcccgtatgacctccctacaatgcctgggcatgctcctgatgaggtggaggatggtctcctgagggatgtcctcccagacctggactaaagcatccgccaactcctagacagtctgtggtggatggagcgagatgtcccagatgtgctcaatcggattcaggggaacgggcggccagtccatagcatcaatgccttcctcttgtaggaaccgCTGACAAGAGTGCAAATAGGAGATTCTTCCTTGTGTTGGTACAGTTGGTGCCTATGATGAAAACCCACATAATACAAACACACATAAAACACGACTTTGCTGTACACCACCGGCTGCAGCAGGACAATTCTGAGGGAACTCCTAAAGGTCGGCCGGCGCTGCCATAGGCTTTCATTTCACATCATCCCAGCTATTCCAGCTCATGTAGACGTCTTTTTTTTATCTAACCATGGCTATCCAGATGCTGATGTCTATCTAACCACTTAGATGCTGCGGGTAGATTGACTGGGATCCTGATCCTGGCTGTTGTAGTAGCCTCCGCTCCTGAGCCTGTAGCCATCCAAGCATTGTAAATGTATGGCAGTTTGTGGGAGTAATTGCGCCTGCTATGCCGTACATTTACTGCTCAGGGTGGGAAGGAGTTAATATGTGTTTGTGTTCAGTTTTTTTGGATAAAATTCAAGCGCATTGCTGTACTGGGTCTGGGAATCGCACTTG encodes:
- the LOC130282239 gene encoding zeta-crystallin-like — encoded protein: MVYHLPDHLNFKQGAALAIPYFTAYRALFQKAHAKPGELILIHGASGGVGIAACQLARAYGFKVFGTAGTPKGLNVVMQNGAHKVFNHREKDYIEKIQEAAGGEGVDVILEMLANCNLCNDLKLLSYGGRVVVLGSQGSVDINPTDIIAKETSIIGHSLYSSTKEEWKEARAAIFGGMESGWLKPLIGPEYPLEKASQAHEDLTQDSGATGKMVLVL